The genomic segment CTGCTTCTCGACCAGCCGAATAAATGCTGCCAGAGCATCTTCACCGGCACCAAAACGCGGATCGAAATTCAACGAATCTGCGACACAGCGCTCGAGTACATCTTTAGCAATACTTTGCGGCTTGCCCATGCTCAGCGTCGCCAGCTGGCATTCACAGGCACGGTTCACCAGCCACATCAGCGAAAAAGCCTGGGCCAGGGTATGGCCAATAATCACCGGGCCGTGGTTTTTCAGCATCAAGACCGGTTTGTCGCCAGCACTGGCCAAAATGCGATTGCCTTCATCGGCGTGCACGGTAATCCCTTCAAAGTCATGCCAGGCGACCTTGCCGTACAGCTGGGCCGAATAAAAATTACTGTAAGACAGGCCATCTTCAAGACAACACACCGCCAGTGTTGGCGTAGTGTGAACATGCATCACGCAATGACCGTCGGCGACCTGGGCATGAATGGCACCGTGGAAGGTGAAACCGGCCGGATTAATGGGCCAGTCGGAATGACCCATTAACGTGCCGTTGATATCCACTTTCACCAGATTCGAGGCCGTCACCTCGCTGTAATGCAGCCCAAACGGATTAATCAGAAAATATTCAGTGCCGGGAATACGCAGCGAAATATGGTTGTAGATGCCTTCATCCCAGCCCATATAAGCGAACACCCGATAGGTACCTGCCAGCTTGACACGCGCTTGCCATTCTTCTGCACTGAAACGGGTTGGCTTGTTGAAATTGTTTTGGTCACGGATCAAGGCGTCATTCTGCACATCAGTCATGGTGTTACCCCGGTGTAGAGGAGAGGTTATTTTCGTTAGCATGTTAATTATTGACATCAAGGGCGGGTAGACTGATCTTTATGGAAGGGGTTATAGGTAAAGCTGATAGCCTTGTGTTGGCAGTCTGTGCCAGTACTCAGATATGGATGGATCACAAGCGTGAATACCCGACAATTGCTGTATTTGATCACCTGCGCCCGCACCGGCTCCATCGCGGCGGCGGCTCGTGAACTGGATATCGCCCAGCCCAGCATCAGCCAGCAACTGGCCGCGCTGGAACATGAATTAAAAACCCGACTGCTGGAACGCGACCACAAAGGCGTGCGGTTAACAGCGGCAGGACAACGGTTTTTGCCAGTTGCCAGCACGGCCTTGCAACAGCTGGAGGGTGCCAAGGTTGCCTTGCAGGAGTCTGCCGCCGACCCGTTTGGTCGCGTGGTGATTGGTATGACACAACCCACGGGGAACGCCCTGGCAATCCCGTTGTTTGCCGACATTAACCGGCGCTATCCAGGGATAGAACTGGATTTGTACACCGGTTTGTCCAGCCGCTTGTATGAGCAGTTGCGCAAAGGCGAAGTGGACTTGCTGGTGTGCCCGGAAGATGCCAGCTCGCACATGGGTATGGTCAGCGAACCACTACTGACCGAACGCTTGTTTCTGGCGGTGAGCACCCGAGCGGATGGTGATTATGCCCAGCTGGCCAGTCGCGACAGCCTCCGTTTCAGTGAACTGGCCAACTACCAGGTGATGTACACCAGCGAACAGGATTCTTTGGGCTTTAGAGTCGCACAGTATGAGAAACTAACGGGTGTTCGTCTGCAGCGGCAGATACCTTTCGGTCAGCTACTGACCAGCATGCGCTACGTGGCGGAAGGCTACGGTTTGATGATTTGCTCGACGACGGCAGCTTACCCGCAAGTGCGTCAGGGAGAGGTGAAACTGCTCCCGGTGATCGAGCCGGACATGACTCGCCAGATGAACCTGGTATACCTGCACGAATACAAGCAAAACGCCGCGTTTATACGAGTGGTCGAAGCGATCCGGCAGCAGTGCCAGCAGTTGGTGGACGACGGCACCTGGGTAACGACCGAGGCGCCGCGTTAGCGTGAAACCAGGCCGATAGCATACGTTTGATGTCAGCCTGTTGCTGTTTGGTGATGGGAATCACCCGGTAAAAGGAATAGCGGCGTGAGGTACAGCAGCGGTGCGTAGCCAATATCGTCAAACGCCACTACTTTGCCAAGCACCTTACCAAGCAGAGTCGAGTGGTTGCCACCATCGATACGCTGGTCGTTTTTGTACTGAAAACGGGCGGCACATATGATCGGTGATAGACCAGAACAGGTTGCGCCAGGCGACCACCTCGCCCAGTTCGGCACCCACATTACGGAAATCGATTTAACAATCGCGTGGTTCAAATACAGACAGTTTTCCTGAATACGCTGGTACCAGGTACGGGCGTTATCGGCAAAGTCACCATAAAACTCCGGGTTGGCACCCAGAACATCCCCAAAGGCGGCTTTATAGTCGGCAGTACGACCCATCCAGCCATAACTCATACGCGCCCATTCCGCGATGGCATCCCGCTGTTCCAACAATTCCTGTGGTGAGCGGGCGTAACGGAAAAATTTGTGCGTATAACCGCCATTGCCGGTATCCGTCGCCCAGCACAGTTTGTCTTTGGTTTCCTCAGCGTGCAAAGCATCGTACATGGCGGCAACCGACGCAGCGGCATTCTTGAAGGCCGGGTGCGCGGTGACATTCTCGACCCGCTCACCGGCGTAATACACCTCACGGCCATCGTTCAGGCTGGCAAGAAACTCCGCACCATTAAACGGGCGTCCGGTTTGCTGGATCAGACGCAACAGCACATAACTGATCATCGCCATTAAAACCTGCAATTTGACGGCGTTTTCTGACGTACCATAGAACTGTTTGATCTTGAGATTCTGCTTGATCCACTTGAAAAACAATTCAATCTGCCAGCGCTGTTTGTACAAATCCGCAATCGCCAGAGCGCTGCGTTTCAGGTCATTGGTGATGAAGACCAGCTCCTTGTCATCCTGCTGACGATGAAACACGACTCGCCTCAAGGTGCGGCCTTTCAGATACGATCGGGTCTCGATTTTTTCATCGCTCACCACCCCCACGCCTGTTGGCGGCAGAGACTTTGTGACCTTGTAATTCATATCTTTCTTCATCCTGCCCACAAACAGACAGCCCTCATTCACGAGTTTTCGAGCCATGCCCCACCGTTATAAGCACGCTCAAATACGTAAATAGTCCCTTTAAAAACAGAGAGTTGAGAGATGGCGCGGCCATCATTGACCCTGAGTGATGACTTCTCGACGGCCTTTCTGTCTGGCCAAGCGGGACAGCAAGCGAAAGAACAGCACGTAATACACCCGCGTGGAGCGCTTTTGATTGGCATCGGCCAGTGTGCTTTTGCGGACGGGCTTCAGGCTCAGGTGGTACAGACGGCAGGATTGAACATCGAGCTGTTCAACCAGCCTTCGCAGAGAGGAAGCACCACTCAGCTGACCCACCAGCAAGGCCACAAATTGCCCCCAGCATGACAAGGTTCGTGTGCGTTTGTCGGCTTGGTATTGATCGACGGTTTTCTGAAATTGATGACGAGGGATGACGTTGAGTCGCTGTGCCAGCACGGTGTTAGCCTGTGCCAAGCCCGGTTCCTCTGAATGATGTCTGTGAGAAGCTTCATTTTACCGGAAACGGCATGGGAACCGGGCTTCTTTCTTTTGGCGGGTCAGTTAACCGGACAGTAGTGGGCGTAAACCGCTGTATCGGATAAAACACTTGATCCATTGAAGATAGGTCTTCTCTGTTCTGAGGCTGCATCCATTCAGCCGCATGAATCTGGAGACTTGATTGATGAAAGGTCTTTTGCTCATGCTTCTGCCTCTCTCTATAAGTCTGTATGTATGAACAGTATAATCAAGTCGGAGAGAAAATCCATGCGCGTATTTCCAGAGAGCTTGCGCATTTTTTCGGTTGGTGTTAGCGTAACCTCATGAAATACCTGCCCTCCTTTCGCAACAAATCGTGCCACCAGAAAAACGCGCATGCGCATGAATAAACTGTTATGTGTTTCTTGCGGGGATGTGAATCGCGTTGAAGATGAGGGTAATCGAGGTTCTAGTAGTTATATTCATTTTATTAACTTTAAAATACTTGAGACTCTATATCTCCCATAACTTAATAATAAATCTAAAAAAACTTCTAATTCTTTATCAATGCCTATAAAAACAATAAGATAACACCCATCTCCTGTTACCTTAAACGCTTGATTTACTAGGTTTTGTTGTTTTAAAAACTCATCAAACTTCACGAAGTCTCTTGTATCCATGAAAACTGTTATAAAGTGTTGCTTAAGATTATCTTGCTTGATGGTGTAACCCGATATAATGCCTAAGTCTTCCATCTGTTTTACACGGGTTGCCACAGCTTGTCCTGTTAAGTGAACTTTCTTTCCAATATCTTGCCAACTCATTCTGCCATTTTGCTTAAGGCAATCCAGTATTTTTGTATTCATCTTATCCAAAGTATTAATCCTTTCATAATGTAAGTAATGGCACTAAATGTCTTTCGTTATGCAATTCTTTAAAAAAAATCCCTCTGTATTATTACTCACTTAATCAATTCTACAGAGAGAAATGAAATGAAAGAAGCACTATTAATTATCGACTTGCAAAATGACTATTTTTGTGGTGGCAAAATGGAACTTGAAGGGGTGGAAGAAGCGTTAAATAAAACGAATGAGTTAATTTCATATGCAAGAACTCATGAATATGAAATATTTTTCATTCAGCATTTTTCTACAAGAGAAGGGGCAACGTTCTTTATACCTGAAACAAAAGGTGTAGAGCTCCATGAAAGTCTGGATTTTACTAATGATACAATTATCAAAAAAAATTATCCAAACAGCTTTAGAGAAACGAGCCTACAAGAACATTTGGACAAAGAAAAAATAAAAGAGTTAATTATTTGCGGTGCAATGACTCATATGTGCATTGAATCAACGGTGAGAGCTGGATTTGATCTTGGGTATAAAATTACATTAGCTTCAGATGCCTGTGCTACTAGGTCATTAAACTATAACCAACAAACTATAAAGGCAAAAGATGTACAATTAAGTTGCATAGCTTCATTAAATGGAATATTTTGCCAAGCTAAATTGGTGAAAGAGATAAACACATAACAAGTTGCTTAAACGGAATAAAAACAGTTGGCCATCGCTTCGCGATTATAGCCAACCATTTTTATCCGCTTAGCAAGGCGTTATTTCAATGCCATTAACTTAAGCCTGTTGAAAGAGATCTCAATCTCCTCCATTGTCACCGGCTAACTCCTGATAACTCGATAAACCAACGTGACTCCTGACCAACTACAGAACATTGTCGGCCATCTCATTGATCAGCTTGAGACCGACATCTTTCGAGAAAAAGCCCGGCGCACCCACTCAGATTTCATTCGTGACCGCCGCCTGCCACTGAAAGATCTGATTCTGCTGCTATTGAGCAACATGACCTCATCGATTGATCATGAACTGTTTCGTTATCTTCCCGAGCAGGACATGCCCGTTTCTGCCGCTGCATTTTGCAAACAACGCGACAAGCTCAACCCGGAGGCACTGGCATACCTCAATCGCCTGATGGTCAATCAAGTGCCAGAACAACGGCGTAACGGATTGCGATGGCTAGCGATTGATGGCACCACATTAAACCTGCCCAACCATGTGTCAACCTGCCAGGTATATTGCCCGATGAGATTAGGAATCTGTATTTGGCGTTGGAATGATAAGATTGACAATGATTGCCAAATAATGTCATCTTGGAAGTGTAGTAGTTGATTGTTTCTAAAAGAAAGGCGGTTTCCATGGCGACAATGAATATTTCTTTACCTGACCAGATGCGCGATTGGGTTGAGTTGCAGATCGACAGTGGTCTTTACTCTAACAACAGTGATTATGTGCGTGATTTGATCCGTAAAGATCAACAGCGCAACCACAAAATTCAAGCGATGCAACAAGCCATTGATGAAGGTTTGCAGAGCGGTACGCCCAAACCGTTCAATAAACAGGCATTTAAGACGCGTATGGAAGAAAGCGTTAAGAATGCGTGAAGCCCTGCTATACCCGCAAGCGGAAGCTGATCTTGAAAGTATTTGGCGTTATACCCAGTCAACGTGGGGTACAGCGCAGGCTAACCGTTATATTGATGAATTTGATGAGAACTTCGCAGTTCTGGCTGATAATCCGCTGATTTGCCGAGAGCGCACGGAATACACGCCCACACTTCGTATTTACCGTCATGCTCACCATCTTATTGTATATGTTCACACCGAGACGACGCTGGAAGTGATCCGTATCCTGCATGAAAACATGGATGTTGATCGCCAACTGAACGTGGACGATCTAACGGAAATGTAGCTAATCAAGGCGTTAGCTTAGGCTCGAATTTCTCCTGCACTCCTTGCTGTATCTGTTGATACTGTTCAATATCCCTATTCAGGGATTGCCCCCGCGTTTGATCAAAATTCTCTAGCCGTTCGATGCGTTGCTGCATGGTGCGCTTAAATCCAGCGGTCGCTATCGCAACGCCAGTGAAGCGGTCAGAGCGGGTTTGCGCTTATTAGAAGAACAAGAAACGGAATATCAGACCAAGCTTGAAGCATTGCGTCACGCTCTGAAAGAGGGTGAAGAAAGTCGAGAAAGCCAGCTAAGCCATGAAGAGCTGATTGCTCAAGCGAAAGCAGGATTACATGACGCTTAGCATTACCTGTTCTGGCAAAGCCTCTCAATACGTGATCAAAATCTATCAAGATACCGCTAAGCAATGGGGCATCAATTAAGCCGATAAATATGATGGCGGCTTGGTCAACACGTTAAGGCTGCTGCAAAATAACCCGCACAGGGATAGGGATGGATGCTCGTTGTTATTGTTGTGATGCAAACCTGATTGTTGTTCAGTGTAATCAATTTTGATTGGCTGGCTGTCGTTATTTTTGGGGGACAGGCAAGGGCAGGGCAAGCAAGGGTGGGAGCCGTATTTATATCGGTGACAAACCCTCCTGCGTGGATATATCCCGGTAGAAGGTGGCTTGCCGCCGATATGGGTGGGGATTGGTGGTCAGTGGTGTTGGTTACTGTACGGCGTCCAGCACTTTGCGGAAGGTGGCAACGTCTTCGGCGCTGAACTGGCCAAATACGTCAGTCTGACGGTCGTTAGCTACTTTCCATAAGGTGGCTGCCTGTTCGATACCGGCGCTGGTCAGGCTGAGAATGTCGTCGCTGGCGGCAATCCATTCTTTGCGTTTGAGGGTGTCCAATGCGGCTTTCAAATCCTGATCCGGCATGCCAATACGTTGTTCCAGTTCACTGGCGGCGAGGCTGCCGAAGTCGTTCAGGGTCATGATCATGCGGGCTTCGATGGTGCGCAGGCCGGTGGCCAGTTGCAGCGGTTGGTAGCTGGCCTGGTAACGCTTCACTGCCTGAATCATCTGGTAGTAGAGGTTGTCGTGCAGACGCTGGGCGTTTTTCTCTTCGCCTTTGCTGGAGGCGTCAGAATCTTTCGGTTTGACTCCGGCGTGGGGTATCACGGCGGAGTAGGCTCCGCCGTGGTACAGCAATGGGGCGCGGCCAATGTCGTCGAAGGCGACGACGTTACCGATCAGAATCCAGTGGTCGCCACCGTCGATACGCTGGTAGTTTTCGCACTGAAAACGGGCGGCACAGTCGGGTAACAGAGGTGCGTTACCCAGACCTTTTTCGTAGTCGATGCGGGCAAATTTGTCGTCGGACGGACGGGCAAAGTGATTCGACAGGTTGATCTGATCGGCGGCCAGCACGTTGACAGCAAAGTGGCTGGCTTGCTCGAAAATATCGACGCTGGCGGAGGTTTTCATGATGCTCCACAGCACCAGTGCCGGGTCGAGGGAGACCGAGTTAAAGCTGTTGGCGGTGACGCCGGTTTGTACGCCGTTCGGGGTGCAGGCGGTAATGACGGTGACGCCGGTGGCGAAGTTGCCGAGGGCGCGGCGGAAGGCTTTGGGGTCGAAGTCGGTGGCGGTTTGTGTGGCTGACATGGTGAGTATCCTGTGCTGGCGCAGTGGTGCGCAGTGCGCACCCTGAGGCGTAAATTTCTTGTTCCTACGCTCCGCGTGGTAATGCGCGGGGCGAATTGGGCCTAGGAGTCTGTCGGGCTTAGGGCTGCTCTACTGCGGTAAAGCTGAATCTGGCTCTTTTTTGAGCAAATTCTGGTTAAGTTAAATAGAACCATTATTCGCCTCAAATTTGCGCAAAAATGGCTCAAACCAGTCTTTCCCTCGCGACGAACGCCTAAGTCCTACAGGCTCCTAGCTCAGTGTCGGGTTGGTCCAGCCATTCAGATCGTAGTCTTCCATGCATTGCTGCGACAGCTGCCGCATCTTGGCCATACTGCCAGTGGCGCGAGCCGATCCCAGGCATTGCAGGCGAATAGCATCGGCAGTGCCCGCGTAGTTGAGTTCATACAGATGATGACGCCCACCAAATTCAGAGCCAACGGCATCCCACAGCAATTTCATGATCTTGATGCGTTCGAGGTGTGAAATATCACCTGAGCCGCGACAGTAACGAGCCAGATCCGTGTTCAACTGCGGATTTTTCAGATCCAGATGACTGCCCGGCAAATAGATCAGGCCGCTGGCGGCGGTGGTCTTGATGATGTGGCAAATCTTGTCGTACGCCATGGGAGCGAAGGCGCGATAGTTGAAAGCCGATTCCGTGGGGGGCAGCCAGGCACCGGATTTCCATTCTTCGGCGGCCAGGCACATATGATCGGTGATAGACCAGAACAGGTTGCGCCAGGCGACCACCTCGCCCAGTTCGGCACCTACATTACGGAAATCGATGGCACCGGTGCATTCCAGCGCCTGCTCCAGCAGACCGGCCATAAAGTCGAGCTTTACCGCAAACCGGGTACAGGCCTGCAACGGGTAAAGACGCCCAAAACCGGCGGCAAATCCCCATTGCATCAGCTTTTGTTTGTCTTTGTAGATCAGTACGTCTTCCCATGGAATAAACACATTCTCCAGAATCAGGATGGCGTCGTTTTCATCAAAACGGGACGACAGTGGATAGTCGAATGGCGACGCAGTGTCGGTCGCATTTTTTTCATACGAAACCCGAGAAATCAGTTTTACGCCGTTGGCATTCATCGGAGTAATAAACAGCAGGGCAAAATCCGGGTCATCACCAATGTCTTGTACGGCAGTCTGACCAATAAAGTTGTAATGGGTCAGTGCCGAGTTGGTCGCCACTACCTTGGCACCGTTGACGTAAATCCCGTCACTGGTTTCACGAGTGACATGAACATAAACATCCTTGACCTCATCGCTAGGCTTATTGCGGTCGATCGGCGGGTTAACAATCGCGTGGTTCAAATACAGACAGTTTTCCTGAATACGCTGGTACCAGGTACGGGCGTTATCGGCAAAGTCACCATAAAACTCCGGGTTGGCACCCAGAACATCCCCAAAGGCGGCTTTATAGTCGGCAGTACGACCCATCCAGCCATAACTCATACGCGCCCATTCCGCGATGGCATCCCGCTGTTCCAACAATTCCTGTGGTGAGCGGGCGTAACGGAAAAACTTGTGCGTATAACCGCCATTGCCGGTATCCGTCGCCCAGCACAGTTTGTCTTTGGTTTCCTCAGCGTGCAAAGCATCGTACATGGCGGCAACCGACGCAGCGGCATTCTTGAAGGCCGGATGCGCGGTGACATTCTCGACCCGCTCACCGGCGTAATACACCTCACGGCCATCGTTCAGGCTGGCAAGAAACTCCGCACCATTAAACGGACGTCCGGTTTGCTGGATATGACTTTCAGGTTTCATCTGAGTGCTCCGTATTATTGTTGTTTGATCGTGATGACGAAGCACAGGTTACTGAAAAGCCGGGTGGGGGAATGTCCTCAGAAAATGGGGACACAAAACACCGACGTCGTCCGGGATTCACGCAGGAGGTGACTTGCCGCCGACACGACGTGCCATTGGTCAGTGTTACTGGAAGGTGTTTGGTCATAAACGATGGCCCGTTGTTCGCTACTGCTAGAAAAACTCGCCTTTCGTATAAAGTTCACGGATCATCGTGCCAAGCGATACGGATCCAATTGGTTTGGTGGCATATGTTGACCAAACGCTGCGTATATATTAAATATTCAATAAAATCATTAGGTTAGGTTCTTTTGAGCAGATGCGATACTCAAAAAAATAGCGGCGTTGCAATGAATCGTTATGCACTTACTAAAAATAATCGCCTTGAATGTAAAGGGATCATCTATTTAATCCTGCACCGCCAGATATGGGCCATTGCCAACGATGTCCGAGGCGCAGTCGACGGCTGGGATTTCAAGCTCGACAAGTTCGATACCCTAACCAACTCAATCAGCGAGGGCTTGACCCGTGAAATCAAGCTACCGGGATCAGCTGTTGAGTTTCCCCAAGCCAGACACGGCCACCGTCGCCCAATAAAGGAAGTAGCCCATGAGCCGAGCGTTGACCCTGCAAGATCAGGCCACTGAATTTCTGCTGTATACCGCACCGGATGCCATTGTGGCGTTGTTACAGGCCAGCAGTCATCTGACCCGTCAGCCGCTGGCGGAGATCACCGGTAAAGACATTCAATACGTTCGCCGCTGGGAGGTAAAGGACGCCTACCAGAGCGAAGATGAGCTTGAGCGGGATCTGATCCGGGATTTACAGAATCAGGATACGCAGGTGGTGGCGAGGATATTAGATGGGGTTAATGGAGCGGTTACGAAAATGTGGTAGAACAGCGATGGTTGTTTGCAAAAAAAGGACACAAAATAAGGTAGGCGTGTGCCATGTTTGTGGCGTTGTTCGTTTGATGGTCATGCCGGATTGCTGAGGACGATAATAAAGAAATCTGTGTGGCGGGGATATTTTGGAGAAGCAGCTGCGGATTCTCTTATTTATACCAAGTGTGTCGGTTATGCTGTAGAGGGCATCTATTTAATCCGGCAGCCCCCCAGGGAGCGGGTTGCCGCCGTCCAGAGCGGTGTTGTCGAATGTGAAAAGGACTCGTCATTTCGCTGCATTCGCTGCCTTGCTCTGATCACCGGCAACACTCGCGCAGCGTCGTGCCGGATTAAATAGATGTCTCCTGTAAATATAAGAAAATTGTTAACATGAAAATAAAGGGTTGTTTATGAGTGATGATAAGTCTTGTTGGTTCAAAGAGCCGGATATCGAAGAATTGAATTTCTTGGCAAAAGGCACTGCTAACGAACGTGTTGGTATTGAGATTACAGAAGCTGGCAATGATTATTTAAAAGGCCGAATGGAGGTCAATGAGAAAACCCGGCAACCGGCTGGTGTTCTTCATGGTGGCATGTCGGTTGTTCTGGCAGAAACGCTCGCTTCCTGGGGGGCTGCATGTGCCGTTGATCCTTCTAAATATCATTGTGTTGGTCAAGAAATCAACGCGAACCATATTCGTGCCGTCGATTCAGGATGGGTCTACGGTGTCGCGAAACCGTTGCATATTGGGCGAAAGACACATGTTTGGGAAGTGCGTATTCGAAATGAAGGTGAAAAGCTGGTCTGTGTTTCTCGCGTGACGATTGCCGTGCTTGAGACTCCGTCACAGTATAAGCCACAGGATAACAATATGGCTTAAATGCAGCCTTATATAGGCATTCGGATTCTTTCTGCAGGAGGGCGCAAGCGCTTTTCTGCAGGAGGTCGCAAGTATCCTGCACATCGTTATCGGCCGATGAGTTAATGGCATTACATCGCCAACGATTGCATCAAATTCAGGAATCCTTTCACCGACACAAGGCAAATAACTGCGCCCGCGAGCAAATACCGAGCTTGTCGTAGGCGCGTTTTTTGTAGGTCACTACGCTGCTGGGGGAAATGGTCAGGTCGTGGGCAATGGTTTCGGATTTTTTGCCTGCCAGTACGGCTTCACACACCTGGCGTTCGCGTTCCGATAAAAACGCCAGCGGCCCCTGATTGAGCAGTTGGTTGTTCAGCAGGTAATGTTTGCTGACCAGCAGGGCAAGCAGCCGTGCAATACCTTGCTCTTGTTGCTGGCTGTTGTTGAATAATGGTCTGAAATAGCCGCGACGGCTGTAGAGATTGATGTAGTAGTTGCCGCTGTCTGAGTGGCAAATCACGGACCATTTGTCGAGAAAACCTGGCTGTTCAAAAAAACGATTGCGGTAGTGCAGCCCCATGTTGCCACTGAGAACACCATAATGTTCGGTAATCAGTTGGTCTGGTTGGCAGTGACGTAGCTTGTCGAAGTTCGGGTCGTGGAGGTACTGGCGCTCGGAAATATAGGCCATGGCCAGCTGGCGGGCTGAGGCGTCGTGGCTGAAGTCTTTGTACAGCAGCGTACTGACGTGTTCGCCATCGGGGCAGAAAAAGATCATGCATTGGTCGCTGAGTAGCTGGTGTTGTAGCCAGTTGAGAAAGTGGTCGAAGAACGCCGGGGTGCCCAGCGATTCCAGCAGCGTCAGTTGTTGCTCGGTGGGTGGCGTGACTATTGGCTGATCCATAGGGATGGATGCTCGTTGTTATTGTTGTGATGCAAACCTGATTGTTGTTCAGTGTAATCAATTTTGACTGGCTGGCTGTCGTTATTTTTGGGGGACAGGCAAGGGCAGGGCAAGCAAGGGTGGGAGCCGTATTTATATCGGTGGCAAACCCTCCTGCGTGGATATATCCCGGTAGAAGGTGGCTTGCCGCCGATATGGGTG from the Candidatus Thalassolituus haligoni genome contains:
- a CDS encoding class II aldolase/adducin family protein — translated: MTDVQNDALIRDQNNFNKPTRFSAEEWQARVKLAGTYRVFAYMGWDEGIYNHISLRIPGTEYFLINPFGLHYSEVTASNLVKVDINGTLMGHSDWPINPAGFTFHGAIHAQVADGHCVMHVHTTPTLAVCCLEDGLSYSNFYSAQLYGKVAWHDFEGITVHADEGNRILASAGDKPVLMLKNHGPVIIGHTLAQAFSLMWLVNRACECQLATLSMGKPQSIAKDVLERCVADSLNFDPRFGAGEDALAAFIRLVEKQDPSFKY
- a CDS encoding LysR family transcriptional regulator; this translates as MNTRQLLYLITCARTGSIAAAARELDIAQPSISQQLAALEHELKTRLLERDHKGVRLTAAGQRFLPVASTALQQLEGAKVALQESAADPFGRVVIGMTQPTGNALAIPLFADINRRYPGIELDLYTGLSSRLYEQLRKGEVDLLVCPEDASSHMGMVSEPLLTERLFLAVSTRADGDYAQLASRDSLRFSELANYQVMYTSEQDSLGFRVAQYEKLTGVRLQRQIPFGQLLTSMRYVAEGYGLMICSTTAAYPQVRQGEVKLLPVIEPDMTRQMNLVYLHEYKQNAAFIRVVEAIRQQCQQLVDDGTWVTTEAPR
- a CDS encoding 4-hydroxyphenylacetate 3-hydroxylase N-terminal domain-containing protein encodes the protein MNYKVTKSLPPTGVGVVSDEKIETRSYLKGRTLRRVVFHRQQDDKELVFITNDLKRSALAIADLYKQRWQIELFFKWIKQNLKIKQFYGTSENAVKLQVLMAMISYVLLRLIQQTGRPFNGAEFLASLNDGREVYYAGERVENVTAHPAFKNAAASVAAMYDALHAEETKDKLCWATDTGNGGYTHKFFRYARSPQELLEQRDAIAEWARMSYGWMGRTADYKAAFGDVLGANPEFYGDFADNARTWYQRIQENCLYLNHAIVKSISVMWVPNWARWSPGATCSGLSPIICAARFQYKNDQRIDGGNHSTLLGKVLGKVVAFDDIGYAPLLYLTPLFLLPGDSHHQTATG
- a CDS encoding DUF4372 domain-containing protein is translated as MAQANTVLAQRLNVIPRHQFQKTVDQYQADKRTRTLSCWGQFVALLVGQLSGASSLRRLVEQLDVQSCRLYHLSLKPVRKSTLADANQKRSTRVYYVLFFRLLSRLARQKGRREVITQGQ
- a CDS encoding phage integrase N-terminal SAM-like domain-containing protein, encoding MSKRPFINQVSRFMRLNGCSLRTEKTYLQWIKCFIRYSGLRPLLSG
- a CDS encoding Lrp/AsnC family transcriptional regulator, whose protein sequence is MNTKILDCLKQNGRMSWQDIGKKVHLTGQAVATRVKQMEDLGIISGYTIKQDNLKQHFITVFMDTRDFVKFDEFLKQQNLVNQAFKVTGDGCYLIVFIGIDKELEVFLDLLLSYGRYRVSSILKLIK
- a CDS encoding cysteine hydrolase family protein, with amino-acid sequence MKEALLIIDLQNDYFCGGKMELEGVEEALNKTNELISYARTHEYEIFFIQHFSTREGATFFIPETKGVELHESLDFTNDTIIKKNYPNSFRETSLQEHLDKEKIKELIICGAMTHMCIESTVRAGFDLGYKITLASDACATRSLNYNQQTIKAKDVQLSCIASLNGIFCQAKLVKEINT
- a CDS encoding type II toxin-antitoxin system ParD family antitoxin, which codes for MATMNISLPDQMRDWVELQIDSGLYSNNSDYVRDLIRKDQQRNHKIQAMQQAIDEGLQSGTPKPFNKQAFKTRMEESVKNA
- a CDS encoding type II toxin-antitoxin system RelE/ParE family toxin, whose protein sequence is MREALLYPQAEADLESIWRYTQSTWGTAQANRYIDEFDENFAVLADNPLICRERTEYTPTLRIYRHAHHLIVYVHTETTLEVIRILHENMDVDRQLNVDDLTEM
- a CDS encoding type II toxin-antitoxin system ParD family antitoxin; amino-acid sequence: MLHGALKSSGRYRNASEAVRAGLRLLEEQETEYQTKLEALRHALKEGEESRESQLSHEELIAQAKAGLHDA
- a CDS encoding p-hydroxyphenylacetate 3-hydroxylase reductase component; protein product: MSATQTATDFDPKAFRRALGNFATGVTVITACTPNGVQTGVTANSFNSVSLDPALVLWSIMKTSASVDIFEQASHFAVNVLAADQINLSNHFARPSDDKFARIDYEKGLGNAPLLPDCAARFQCENYQRIDGGDHWILIGNVVAFDDIGRAPLLYHGGAYSAVIPHAGVKPKDSDASSKGEEKNAQRLHDNLYYQMIQAVKRYQASYQPLQLATGLRTIEARMIMTLNDFGSLAASELEQRIGMPDQDLKAALDTLKRKEWIAASDDILSLTSAGIEQAATLWKVANDRQTDVFGQFSAEDVATFRKVLDAVQ
- a CDS encoding 4-hydroxyphenylacetate 3-hydroxylase N-terminal domain-containing protein is translated as MKPESHIQQTGRPFNGAEFLASLNDGREVYYAGERVENVTAHPAFKNAAASVAAMYDALHAEETKDKLCWATDTGNGGYTHKFFRYARSPQELLEQRDAIAEWARMSYGWMGRTADYKAAFGDVLGANPEFYGDFADNARTWYQRIQENCLYLNHAIVNPPIDRNKPSDEVKDVYVHVTRETSDGIYVNGAKVVATNSALTHYNFIGQTAVQDIGDDPDFALLFITPMNANGVKLISRVSYEKNATDTASPFDYPLSSRFDENDAILILENVFIPWEDVLIYKDKQKLMQWGFAAGFGRLYPLQACTRFAVKLDFMAGLLEQALECTGAIDFRNVGAELGEVVAWRNLFWSITDHMCLAAEEWKSGAWLPPTESAFNYRAFAPMAYDKICHIIKTTAASGLIYLPGSHLDLKNPQLNTDLARYCRGSGDISHLERIKIMKLLWDAVGSEFGGRHHLYELNYAGTADAIRLQCLGSARATGSMAKMRQLSQQCMEDYDLNGWTNPTLS